Proteins from a single region of Xiphias gladius isolate SHS-SW01 ecotype Sanya breed wild chromosome 2, ASM1685928v1, whole genome shotgun sequence:
- the LOC120797399 gene encoding zinc finger protein 484-like isoform X1 produces MKMAWKSKGAPLLPASLHLLVPPVRLMSAFVWQIAQQHRVMQYDKLVDFVSLVTEIVPELLSPGQTAQLTLGLRARLVLELCRGDGVANLQTIQSHLDKIHACSAELSSTDQMASGDILKTSYTNFASLVQNLLNVPFEKEFFFQEVFPANYGSAYDQRLQQLVSEFLSRLEQLLPIPDLQQTAAWLTETTSVSEEFGQHLSEPLALKTLLLHQRQLGSLGSAQSSSEEDILLSTLALPSQTGVGKFTVPYSEEGDDFDSEEETLALEDLEAEDSNHSSDDTADDWFPKKESGPLSHLFICPQCSFAHRLKRKVQEHIQSEHHTSATVQKKLSVKKARAKTQQKSKDLNTAKKKAEGNLEKKRKPKQKDVVEKKRERKQKKDNLENKERRRRKEPAGEDKRFLSTRPVNKNFTEEETKCLTCEKVFEHPNQLKTHMKIHSFRYRCSQCEKGFTSPSGYYQHQRLHKRGRIFVCSQCSKGFLCNYSLKQHERLHEGPSNLCTICGKSFSKAGITRHMQMHRGEKNYLCTTCGKSFLSSGELLLHTRSHTGETPYTCTHCGKGFSSKSHLNVHTRSHTGERPYLCSECPKRFLTLNCLKRHTLSHNGVKPFKCPNCEREFSQQGNLKRHLATHKPDT; encoded by the exons ATGAAAATGGCGTGGAAAAGCAAAG GTGCCCCTCTTCTCCCGGCCTCCTTACACCTCCTGGTCCCCCCAGTGAGACTTATGTCTGCTTTCGTGTGGCAAATAGCGCAGCAGCACCGCGTGATGCAGTACGACAAGCTGGTGGACTTCGTCAGTTTGGTGACGGAGATCGTCCCAGAGCTCCTGAGTCCCGGTCAGACGGCTCAGCTCACCCTGGGCCTGAGAGCGAGG CTGGTTCTGGAGCTGTGTCGTGGTGACGGCGTCGCCAACTTGCAGACCATCCAGAGCCACCTGGATAAAATCCACGCCTGCAGTGCCGAGCTGAGCTCCACTGACCAGATG GCCAGTGGTGATATCCTGAAGACCTCATACACCAACTTCGCCAGCCTGGTTCAAAACCTTTTGAATGTTCCCTTTGAAAAGGAGTTCTTCTTCCAA GAGGTTTTTCCTGCGAACTATGGCTCCGCCTACGACCAAAGACTGCAGCAGCTGGTGTCCGAGTTCCTGTCCAGGCTGGAGCAGCTGCTGCCGATACCGGACCTGCAACAG aCAGCAGCGTGGCTCACTGAGACAACGTCTGTGTCGGAAGAATTTGGACAGCATCTCTCCGAACCCTTAGCCCTGAAGACTCTGCTGCTTCATCAGAGACAGCTGGGCAGTCTCGGCTCAG CTCAGTCAAGCAGTGAGGAAGATATCCTTCTGTCCACACTGGCCCTCCCTTCTCAGACTGGAGTGGGGAAGTTCACTGTGCCGTACAGCGAAGAGGGTGATGATTTTGACAGCGAGGAAGAGACCCTGGCATTGGAGGATTTAGAAGCGGAGGACTCAAATCATAGCTCTGATGACACCGCAGACGATTGGTTCCCAAAAAAGGAATCAG GTCCTCTGTCACATTTATTCATCTGCCCTCAGTGTTCATTTGCTCACCGCCTGAAGAGGAAGGTCCAAGAGCACATCCAGAGTGAGCACCACACTTCAGCGACGGTTCAGAAAAAACTATCCGTGAAAAAAGCCAGAGCAAAGACTCAGCAGAAAAGTAAAGACTTGAACACTGCAAAGAAGAAAGCAGAAGGCAAcctggagaaaaagaggaaaccCAAACAAAAAGACGTTGTCGAAAAAAAGCGGGAACGTaagcaaaagaaagacaacCTGGAAAACAAGGAACGACGGAGACGGAAAGAGCCCGCGGGGGAAGACAAAAGGTTTCTGAGCACGCGACCGGTGAACAAAAACTTCACAGAGGAAGAGACTAAATGCCTGACGTGTGAAAAGGTTTTTGAACATCCAAATCAATTGAAGACCCACATGAAGATCCACAGTTTCCGGTACCGATGCAGCCAATGTGAGAAGGGATTCACCAGCCCATCGGGGTATTATCAGCACCAGAGACTCCACAAGAGAGGACGAATATTCGTCTGCAGCCAGTGCAGCAAGGGATTCCTGTGTAATTATTCGCTCAAGCAACATGAGCGCCTGCACGAAGGCCCCTCCAACCTGTGCACCATCTGTGGGAAAAGCTTCAGCAAGGCGGGCATCACAAGACACATGCAGATGCACAGAGGGGAGAAGAATTACCTCTGCACCACATGTGGGAAGTCGTTTTTGTCCTCAggggagctgctgctgcacactCGGTCTCACACGGGTGAGACGCCGTACACCTGCACCCACTGCGGGAAGGGTTTCTCCAGCAAGAGTCACCTAAATGTCCACACGCGCTCCCACACGGGCGAGCGTCCGTACCTGTGCTCAGAGTGCCCGAAGCGTTTCCTCACGCTGAACTGCCTGAAGAGGCACACACTCAGCCACAACGGGGTGAAACCATTTAAGTGTCCGAACTGTGAGAGAGAATTCTCCCAGCAGGGGAATCTGAAAAGACATTTGGCGACTCATAAGCCCGACACGTAA
- the LOC120797399 gene encoding zinc finger protein 660-like isoform X3, which translates to MASGDILKTSYTNFASLVQNLLNVPFEKEFFFQEVFPANYGSAYDQRLQQLVSEFLSRLEQLLPIPDLQQTAAWLTETTSVSEEFGQHLSEPLALKTLLLHQRQLGSLGSAQSSSEEDILLSTLALPSQTGVGKFTVPYSEEGDDFDSEEETLALEDLEAEDSNHSSDDTADDWFPKKESGPLSHLFICPQCSFAHRLKRKVQEHIQSEHHTSATVQKKLSVKKARAKTQQKSKDLNTAKKKAEGNLEKKRKPKQKDVVEKKRERKQKKDNLENKERRRRKEPAGEDKRFLSTRPVNKNFTEEETKCLTCEKVFEHPNQLKTHMKIHSFRYRCSQCEKGFTSPSGYYQHQRLHKRGRIFVCSQCSKGFLCNYSLKQHERLHEGPSNLCTICGKSFSKAGITRHMQMHRGEKNYLCTTCGKSFLSSGELLLHTRSHTGETPYTCTHCGKGFSSKSHLNVHTRSHTGERPYLCSECPKRFLTLNCLKRHTLSHNGVKPFKCPNCEREFSQQGNLKRHLATHKPDT; encoded by the exons ATG GCCAGTGGTGATATCCTGAAGACCTCATACACCAACTTCGCCAGCCTGGTTCAAAACCTTTTGAATGTTCCCTTTGAAAAGGAGTTCTTCTTCCAA GAGGTTTTTCCTGCGAACTATGGCTCCGCCTACGACCAAAGACTGCAGCAGCTGGTGTCCGAGTTCCTGTCCAGGCTGGAGCAGCTGCTGCCGATACCGGACCTGCAACAG aCAGCAGCGTGGCTCACTGAGACAACGTCTGTGTCGGAAGAATTTGGACAGCATCTCTCCGAACCCTTAGCCCTGAAGACTCTGCTGCTTCATCAGAGACAGCTGGGCAGTCTCGGCTCAG CTCAGTCAAGCAGTGAGGAAGATATCCTTCTGTCCACACTGGCCCTCCCTTCTCAGACTGGAGTGGGGAAGTTCACTGTGCCGTACAGCGAAGAGGGTGATGATTTTGACAGCGAGGAAGAGACCCTGGCATTGGAGGATTTAGAAGCGGAGGACTCAAATCATAGCTCTGATGACACCGCAGACGATTGGTTCCCAAAAAAGGAATCAG GTCCTCTGTCACATTTATTCATCTGCCCTCAGTGTTCATTTGCTCACCGCCTGAAGAGGAAGGTCCAAGAGCACATCCAGAGTGAGCACCACACTTCAGCGACGGTTCAGAAAAAACTATCCGTGAAAAAAGCCAGAGCAAAGACTCAGCAGAAAAGTAAAGACTTGAACACTGCAAAGAAGAAAGCAGAAGGCAAcctggagaaaaagaggaaaccCAAACAAAAAGACGTTGTCGAAAAAAAGCGGGAACGTaagcaaaagaaagacaacCTGGAAAACAAGGAACGACGGAGACGGAAAGAGCCCGCGGGGGAAGACAAAAGGTTTCTGAGCACGCGACCGGTGAACAAAAACTTCACAGAGGAAGAGACTAAATGCCTGACGTGTGAAAAGGTTTTTGAACATCCAAATCAATTGAAGACCCACATGAAGATCCACAGTTTCCGGTACCGATGCAGCCAATGTGAGAAGGGATTCACCAGCCCATCGGGGTATTATCAGCACCAGAGACTCCACAAGAGAGGACGAATATTCGTCTGCAGCCAGTGCAGCAAGGGATTCCTGTGTAATTATTCGCTCAAGCAACATGAGCGCCTGCACGAAGGCCCCTCCAACCTGTGCACCATCTGTGGGAAAAGCTTCAGCAAGGCGGGCATCACAAGACACATGCAGATGCACAGAGGGGAGAAGAATTACCTCTGCACCACATGTGGGAAGTCGTTTTTGTCCTCAggggagctgctgctgcacactCGGTCTCACACGGGTGAGACGCCGTACACCTGCACCCACTGCGGGAAGGGTTTCTCCAGCAAGAGTCACCTAAATGTCCACACGCGCTCCCACACGGGCGAGCGTCCGTACCTGTGCTCAGAGTGCCCGAAGCGTTTCCTCACGCTGAACTGCCTGAAGAGGCACACACTCAGCCACAACGGGGTGAAACCATTTAAGTGTCCGAACTGTGAGAGAGAATTCTCCCAGCAGGGGAATCTGAAAAGACATTTGGCGACTCATAAGCCCGACACGTAA
- the LOC120797399 gene encoding zinc finger protein 649-like isoform X2, which translates to MKMAWKSKVFPLPCRVLSSYPSPACALLQLVLELCRGDGVANLQTIQSHLDKIHACSAELSSTDQMASGDILKTSYTNFASLVQNLLNVPFEKEFFFQEVFPANYGSAYDQRLQQLVSEFLSRLEQLLPIPDLQQTAAWLTETTSVSEEFGQHLSEPLALKTLLLHQRQLGSLGSAQSSSEEDILLSTLALPSQTGVGKFTVPYSEEGDDFDSEEETLALEDLEAEDSNHSSDDTADDWFPKKESGPLSHLFICPQCSFAHRLKRKVQEHIQSEHHTSATVQKKLSVKKARAKTQQKSKDLNTAKKKAEGNLEKKRKPKQKDVVEKKRERKQKKDNLENKERRRRKEPAGEDKRFLSTRPVNKNFTEEETKCLTCEKVFEHPNQLKTHMKIHSFRYRCSQCEKGFTSPSGYYQHQRLHKRGRIFVCSQCSKGFLCNYSLKQHERLHEGPSNLCTICGKSFSKAGITRHMQMHRGEKNYLCTTCGKSFLSSGELLLHTRSHTGETPYTCTHCGKGFSSKSHLNVHTRSHTGERPYLCSECPKRFLTLNCLKRHTLSHNGVKPFKCPNCEREFSQQGNLKRHLATHKPDT; encoded by the exons ATGAAAATGGCGTGGAAAAGCAAAG TCTTTCCCCTGCCGTGTCGTGTTCTTTCGAGTTACCCGTCTCCCGCCTGTGCCCTGTTGCAGCTGGTTCTGGAGCTGTGTCGTGGTGACGGCGTCGCCAACTTGCAGACCATCCAGAGCCACCTGGATAAAATCCACGCCTGCAGTGCCGAGCTGAGCTCCACTGACCAGATG GCCAGTGGTGATATCCTGAAGACCTCATACACCAACTTCGCCAGCCTGGTTCAAAACCTTTTGAATGTTCCCTTTGAAAAGGAGTTCTTCTTCCAA GAGGTTTTTCCTGCGAACTATGGCTCCGCCTACGACCAAAGACTGCAGCAGCTGGTGTCCGAGTTCCTGTCCAGGCTGGAGCAGCTGCTGCCGATACCGGACCTGCAACAG aCAGCAGCGTGGCTCACTGAGACAACGTCTGTGTCGGAAGAATTTGGACAGCATCTCTCCGAACCCTTAGCCCTGAAGACTCTGCTGCTTCATCAGAGACAGCTGGGCAGTCTCGGCTCAG CTCAGTCAAGCAGTGAGGAAGATATCCTTCTGTCCACACTGGCCCTCCCTTCTCAGACTGGAGTGGGGAAGTTCACTGTGCCGTACAGCGAAGAGGGTGATGATTTTGACAGCGAGGAAGAGACCCTGGCATTGGAGGATTTAGAAGCGGAGGACTCAAATCATAGCTCTGATGACACCGCAGACGATTGGTTCCCAAAAAAGGAATCAG GTCCTCTGTCACATTTATTCATCTGCCCTCAGTGTTCATTTGCTCACCGCCTGAAGAGGAAGGTCCAAGAGCACATCCAGAGTGAGCACCACACTTCAGCGACGGTTCAGAAAAAACTATCCGTGAAAAAAGCCAGAGCAAAGACTCAGCAGAAAAGTAAAGACTTGAACACTGCAAAGAAGAAAGCAGAAGGCAAcctggagaaaaagaggaaaccCAAACAAAAAGACGTTGTCGAAAAAAAGCGGGAACGTaagcaaaagaaagacaacCTGGAAAACAAGGAACGACGGAGACGGAAAGAGCCCGCGGGGGAAGACAAAAGGTTTCTGAGCACGCGACCGGTGAACAAAAACTTCACAGAGGAAGAGACTAAATGCCTGACGTGTGAAAAGGTTTTTGAACATCCAAATCAATTGAAGACCCACATGAAGATCCACAGTTTCCGGTACCGATGCAGCCAATGTGAGAAGGGATTCACCAGCCCATCGGGGTATTATCAGCACCAGAGACTCCACAAGAGAGGACGAATATTCGTCTGCAGCCAGTGCAGCAAGGGATTCCTGTGTAATTATTCGCTCAAGCAACATGAGCGCCTGCACGAAGGCCCCTCCAACCTGTGCACCATCTGTGGGAAAAGCTTCAGCAAGGCGGGCATCACAAGACACATGCAGATGCACAGAGGGGAGAAGAATTACCTCTGCACCACATGTGGGAAGTCGTTTTTGTCCTCAggggagctgctgctgcacactCGGTCTCACACGGGTGAGACGCCGTACACCTGCACCCACTGCGGGAAGGGTTTCTCCAGCAAGAGTCACCTAAATGTCCACACGCGCTCCCACACGGGCGAGCGTCCGTACCTGTGCTCAGAGTGCCCGAAGCGTTTCCTCACGCTGAACTGCCTGAAGAGGCACACACTCAGCCACAACGGGGTGAAACCATTTAAGTGTCCGAACTGTGAGAGAGAATTCTCCCAGCAGGGGAATCTGAAAAGACATTTGGCGACTCATAAGCCCGACACGTAA